From a region of the Cucumis sativus cultivar 9930 chromosome 6, Cucumber_9930_V3, whole genome shotgun sequence genome:
- the LOC101206010 gene encoding probable purine permease 11 isoform X1 yields MTDNQQPILDKEVASVDELPLANLKRWQWWFLVSLNIIFLVVGQAAAVLLGRFYYDKGGNSKWMATVVQTAAFPVLFIPLFLFRSTKDTSTSTNPPSILFLLLIYFSLGSLIALDNWMYSTGLLYLSASTYSLICASQLAFNSVFSYFINSQKFTILISNSVVILSLSSALLAVNDDSERPPGVSKSKYFIGFISSLGASALYSLLLSLMQLTFQKVLKRETFSVVLEMQIYTSLVATIVSVIALFGSGEWKSLPQEMASFGTGRVSYVLTLVGTAVAWQTCSVGVVGLIFIVSSLFSNAISTVSLAVTPLAALVVFHDKMNGVKIIALLLAIWGFVTYLYQNYIDESKAQRRRNTTAEPRDERSLC; encoded by the exons ATGACAG ATAACCAACAACCAATATTGGATAAAGAGGTAGCTTCTGTTGATGAACTGCCTTTAGCTAATCTAAAACGCTGGCAATGGTGGTTCTTGGTGTCACTCAACATCATTTTCCTCGTTGTGGGTCAAGCTGCTGCTGTTTTACTTGGGAGATTTTACTATGATAAAGGTGGAAACAGTAAATGGATGGCAACTGTTGTTCAAACTGCTGCCTTCCCAGTTCTCTTTATCCCGCTCTTCCTTTTCCGTTCCACCAAGGATACTTCAACTTCCACTAACCCGCCTTCcattctatttcttttgttgatttatttttcacttggATCCCTTATAGCTCTCGATAACTGGATGTATTCAACTGGGCTTTTATACCTTTCTGCCTCCACTTACTCACTTATTTGTGCCAGCCAATTAGCTTTCAATTCAGTTTTTTCCTACTTCATCAACTCTCAAAAGTTCACCATTTTAATTTCGAACTCTGTCGTTATTCTTTCCTTGTCTTCTGCACTTTTAGCTGTGAACGACGATTCAGAACGTCCTCCTGGAGTCTCTAAGTCGAAATATTTCATTGGATTCATTAGCTCCCTTGGAGCTTCAGCATTATACTCTTTACTGCTTTCTCTCATGCAGCTTACCTTTCAAAAGGTTTTGAAGAGGGAGACCTTTTCTGTGGTCTTGGAAATGCAAATCTATACATCCTTGGTTGCCACGATTGTATCTGTCATTGCTCTTTTCGGTAGTGGGGAATGGAAGAGTTTGCCTCAGGAAATGGCAAGTTTCGGTACAGGTCGAGTTTCATATGTTTTGACATTGGTGGGGACAGCCGTTGCTTGGCAGACTTGTTCGGTCGGTGTTGTTGGCTTGATTTTCATCGTGTCTTCTCTGTTCTCCAATGCAATCAGTACCGTCTCTTTAGCTGTTACGCCCCTTGCAGCTCTTGTAGTTTTCCATGACAAGATGAATGGTGTGAAGATCATTGCTTTGCTGCTCGCCATATGGGGTTTTGTGACATATTTATACCAAAACTATATTGATGAATCCAAGGCACAAAGAAGGCGAAACACAACTGCTGAACCCCGTGACGAGAGATCCCTTTGTTGA
- the LOC101206010 gene encoding probable purine permease 11 isoform X2 has protein sequence MATVVQTAAFPVLFIPLFLFRSTKDTSTSTNPPSILFLLLIYFSLGSLIALDNWMYSTGLLYLSASTYSLICASQLAFNSVFSYFINSQKFTILISNSVVILSLSSALLAVNDDSERPPGVSKSKYFIGFISSLGASALYSLLLSLMQLTFQKVLKRETFSVVLEMQIYTSLVATIVSVIALFGSGEWKSLPQEMASFGTGRVSYVLTLVGTAVAWQTCSVGVVGLIFIVSSLFSNAISTVSLAVTPLAALVVFHDKMNGVKIIALLLAIWGFVTYLYQNYIDESKAQRRRNTTAEPRDERSLC, from the coding sequence ATGGCAACTGTTGTTCAAACTGCTGCCTTCCCAGTTCTCTTTATCCCGCTCTTCCTTTTCCGTTCCACCAAGGATACTTCAACTTCCACTAACCCGCCTTCcattctatttcttttgttgatttatttttcacttggATCCCTTATAGCTCTCGATAACTGGATGTATTCAACTGGGCTTTTATACCTTTCTGCCTCCACTTACTCACTTATTTGTGCCAGCCAATTAGCTTTCAATTCAGTTTTTTCCTACTTCATCAACTCTCAAAAGTTCACCATTTTAATTTCGAACTCTGTCGTTATTCTTTCCTTGTCTTCTGCACTTTTAGCTGTGAACGACGATTCAGAACGTCCTCCTGGAGTCTCTAAGTCGAAATATTTCATTGGATTCATTAGCTCCCTTGGAGCTTCAGCATTATACTCTTTACTGCTTTCTCTCATGCAGCTTACCTTTCAAAAGGTTTTGAAGAGGGAGACCTTTTCTGTGGTCTTGGAAATGCAAATCTATACATCCTTGGTTGCCACGATTGTATCTGTCATTGCTCTTTTCGGTAGTGGGGAATGGAAGAGTTTGCCTCAGGAAATGGCAAGTTTCGGTACAGGTCGAGTTTCATATGTTTTGACATTGGTGGGGACAGCCGTTGCTTGGCAGACTTGTTCGGTCGGTGTTGTTGGCTTGATTTTCATCGTGTCTTCTCTGTTCTCCAATGCAATCAGTACCGTCTCTTTAGCTGTTACGCCCCTTGCAGCTCTTGTAGTTTTCCATGACAAGATGAATGGTGTGAAGATCATTGCTTTGCTGCTCGCCATATGGGGTTTTGTGACATATTTATACCAAAACTATATTGATGAATCCAAGGCACAAAGAAGGCGAAACACAACTGCTGAACCCCGTGACGAGAGATCCCTTTGTTGA
- the LOC101204859 gene encoding receptor-like protein 12 — MNQLVDNITNLRELGLAETNLSCILPTSTFLNFSLSLESLDFFSSELSGNFPDHIFCLPNLRVLKLRWNTELNGHLPMSNWSKSLQILDLSFTNFSGEIPNSIGEAKALRYLDFSYCMFYGEIPNFESHSNPMIMGQLVPNCVLNLTQTPSSSTSFSSPLHHGNICSTGLSNLIYVDLTLNSFTGAIPSWLYSLPNLKYLDLSRNQFFGFMRDFRFNSLKHLDLSDNNLQGEISESIYRQLNLTYLRLNSNHLSGVLNFNMLSRVPNLSWLYISKNTQLSIFSTTLTPAHLLDIGIDSIKLEKIPYFLRNQKYLSNLNLSNNQIVEKVPEWFSELGGLVKLDLSHNFLSLGIEVLLALPNLRSLFLDFNLFNKLPVPMLLSSFMEDFIVSNNKVSGNIHPSICQATKLTFLDLSNNSLSGELPPCLSNMTNLSHLILKSNNLSGVITIPPKIQYYIASENQLIGEIPLSICLSLDLAILSLSNNHMNGTIPPCLTNISTSLSVLNLKNNNFSGSIPTFPSTGCQLSSVDLKNNQIEGEFPKSLLNCEYLEVLDIGNNNMTGYFPYWLKTASSLLLLIL, encoded by the exons ATGAATCAACTTGTCGATAACATAACCAATCTAAGGGAACTTGGGCTTGCTGAAACCAATCTTTCATGCATCCTACCCACTTCTACTTTCTTGaacttctctctctctttagagtctcttgattttttttcatctgaGTTGTCCGGGAATTTTCCAGACCACATTTTTTGTCTTCCAAATTTGCGCGTCTTAAAGCTTCGTTGGAATACTGAGTTGAATGGACATCTGCCCATGTCTAATTGGAGTAAATcccttcaaattttggatctTTCTTTCACTAATTTTTCAGGAGAGATTCCCAACTCCATTGGTGAAGCCAAGGCATTGAGGTACTTAGACTTTAGTTACTGTATGTTTTATGGTGAAATTCCTAATTTTGAAAGTCATTCTAATCCTATGATCATGGGTCAATTAGTACCCAATTGTGTTCTGAATCTCACCCAAACACCTTCTTCATCTACATCATTTTCAAGTCCTCTTCATCATGGAAATATTTGTTCAACAGGACTTTCAAATCTTATCTATGTGGACTTGACACTTAACTCATTCACGGGTGCTATACCCTCTTGGCTATACTCCTTGCCTAACTTAAAGTATTTGGATCTCTCTAGAAACCAATTCTTTGGTTTCATGAGGGATTTTAGATTCAACTCATTAAAGCATCTCGATTTAAGTGATAACAATTTGCAAGGTGAAATTTCAGAGTCTATTTATAGGCAACTCAATCTTACATATTTAAGATTGAATTCCAATCATTTGAGTGGGGTTTTGAATTTCAACATGCTGTCGAGAGTCCCAAATCTATCGTGGCTTTACATTTCCAAGAACACCCAACTTTCAATATTCTCAACTACACTTACGCCTGCACATCTTCTTGACATAGGAATAGATTccatcaaattagaaaaaatccCTTACTTCTTGAGAAATCAAAAGTACTTGTCCAACCTAAACctttcaaataatcaaattgtaGAAAAAGTTCCTGAGTGGTTTTCTGAATTGGGTGGTTTGGTTAAACTAGATCTATCTCATAATTTTTTGTCCTTAGGAATAGAGGTGCTACTTGCTTTGCCTAATCTGAGGAGTCTCTTTCTTGATTTTAACTTGTTTAATAAGCTACCTGTTCCAATGTTGCTATCATCGTTTATGGAagattttattgtttcaaataaTAAGGTTAGTGGAAATATCCATCCTTCAATCTGCCAAGCCACCAAACTCACTTTTTTGGATTTGTCCAATAATAGCTTAAGTGGTGAACTTCCACCTTGTCTCTCCAACATGACTAATCTATCCCATTTGATATTGAAAAGTAACAATTTGTCTGGAGTTATTACCATACCTCCAAAGATTCAATACTATATTGCTTCAGAAAATCAGTTGATTGGAGAAATCCCTCTTTCAATTTGCCTTTCACTTGACCTCGCCATCCTCAGTCTGTCAAATAATCACATGAATGGAACAATTCCACCATGTCTCACAAACATCAGCACTTCTCTTTCagtattgaatttaaaaaataacaactttaGTGGTTCCATTCCTACATTTCCTTCAACGGGATGTCAATTGAGCAGCGTTGATTTGAAGAACAACCAAATCGAAGGAGAATTTCCAAAGTCATTGCTGAACTGTGAATATCTTGAAGTTTTGGATATTGGAAATAACAACATGACAG GATACTTTCCTTATTGGTTAAAAACTGCTTCAAGTTTGCTACTTCTCATCCTTTGA